ttaatttaaaactgaaacgATGTGCCAAAAGTTAGGAATTTTGTCTGATATgtacaaaataaatattttaatttttcccattGAAATCTACCTCCACTTAAAGAGCTTCAATCAAACAATAATTAAGACGTTAACCTGATTAATTTGGGTTTAGTCGGAGTATAAAACCCGAATAATTTAGAGGCTACACCAATAACACACGGGTAACAAAGAGCATCGTCGCAGCTTTGAAAATAGTGGTTTTGGCCATTTTATGTCACGAAAGTTTACTACGATAGGTTGATGACATCTACATTTCAAACCCAAAGGTTGCAGCGATTTCCAGAGGTCAATACAAAAGTGCACAGCAAAATTGTAGAACCCTGATTTCTAGAGGAAAACAacagttcaaaaaacaaattattcctattgaaaacaatatttctcATAGAGAACCTCCTTGCTGAAGATCGATAGATTTTATTAAGAACAACGTCAATATGTgcagatttgaaaattaatatgtagttgtagaatttttcacattactttgaaacaagtttttcatattttggaaTAGGTGAACTTTACCAAGTCCCTTGTCAACCAAATCTAACTTTTGACAGCTTTTGCAAACAGCCCCTtctattcaaataattgattGATAATCTGATTGTTGATCAATCTTTCTGCAAAAGAAAATCCCTCGGAAGAGTTCCGTCGCGGCAAAACTACAAGCGTAAGAGTCGGGTAATCATCAAAGATTATTGTGTATTGCGCAATCGTCCTGTGTACTTTTCTCCCATCACCACCAGTATCCAGTTCCCACGTGCGAATGAATAAGTCCATTGTTTACAGAATGTTTCTGGGCACAAAGCAGAATAAGCATCGGAGGGAATCCATCAACTCATTctcttccaaaaactttttttgcccTTCTCTCCCACCAAGAAACCGGAATTGTTACTCGAGTGTTTGTGTTCTTTGACGGCTCTCGTTGtgctttctctttctctctctttgACAGGCCAATGACTAGCCGCGTACCGGCGAGCCAAATCACACAAAACCCACCGActgatacaaaaaagttgccaacGAGACAAGAAGCATGTGTGGCGTGGTCAGTTTGATTGCTGCTTCTAGAGAGAGCTTTCCTATATAAACGAGAAATAGACGGCACGGCGGTTAGGTATACCTCACCACTCGATAATATGCGTTATCACTTGGCACCAATTGGTCTCTTACTATGGTAGGTATCTAGAAGATTGCGCCACGCATTCTGAACACGAAAACTAGCATTGAATGaacaataaacattttcagtttatttctTGCTGACGCTCAGGTTGAGCAGCTCAATCCTGGAAGATATTATGCAAAGGCAGCTCCAGTTCTAACTCCCGATCTTCTTAGGCCTTGCTTATCCCCGCCATGCCCAATTGCTGCAAATCCTTTGGCTCCGGGACCTGTGGCACCTGCTCCTGGTCCAGCTCCAGGCCCAGCTCCAGGTCCAGCACCAGAAGAGAACCTACCAACTCCTCCACCAGAGCAATATCCTCCACAAGACTATTCTGTTCAATCTCCACCAGCTCCTCAAGGGCAACAGCCTATCTATCCAGGAGGCCAAACTCCACAAGGGTATCCAGCTCACAGACCTGTCTATCCACAACAACCATTACAAAATCCACAAGGTTATCCACAAGGATACCCCAATGCTGCTCAATCTCCTTCTCAGCCACCAGGATACCCACAACAACAAGCCTCACAAGGCTATCCACAACCTCCGCAGGCACAACAGACTCCTCAAGGGTATCCAGGTCCTGCTCAAATCCCACAGGGCTATCCACAAAATCAGCAAGCTCCACAAATGTCACAAGGATATTCACAGGCTTCACAACAAGCTCCCCAAGGTCATCCATCTGGCCCACAGCAACCTTTAATGACTGGACAATATCCACCATCCCAACAGAAACCACAGGGATATACACAAGGGTATCAAGATTCTGCTCAAGTTCCACAGGGATATCCCCAAAGTCAACAAGCTCCTCAGGCCCCACAAGGATATCCACAGCAACCACCACAAGATCCTACCCAATATGCTCAGCCTCcgcaacaacaacaaccatATCCATATCCATCACAGCAACAACTTCAATCACAGGCTTCCCAAGGATATCCTCAAAATTATCCACAGCAACAACCCATGCCATCCCAATATTCCCCACAGCAGGCTCAACAACAGTTGCCACCAAGCCAGTACCCTGAGCAAGGCCCCGGCCCAATTCAACAGCAATTCCCACAACAATATCCTCAAGGACCTGCACAACAACAAGCTCCTGGCCCACAACAATATCCACAGGGGCTTCAAGGATCTCCGCAAGGATCACAACAGCAGCAAATGCCACCTCAACCACAGCAACAAATGCCTTCATACAATCAGCCAGAAGCCCTGCGACAGGAGATTGACCAAATTCAGGAAGGTCCAATGCCTACACGTGGAAACCGTTTGCAGTTTGGAGATGAAGCTCAGGCAGTTTTCTCCAAGGCCGTATACACTTCTTCTGGCGTTCCTGCACCAAGAGCTGGGAAATATCTTCAACCACCAAGAGCACCAAACGCTGAGCCAGCTGGAGCCAAGGCATTCACTTATGCCAATTACTTCATTGGAAGTAACAAAAAGCCGTCTTCGGATTAAGAGACCCAACTACCGTGACAAAGCTTTGACGAACCCCCGACTACGATCTGTATTATTTATCTGTAAATATTGTATTGTAAGATCATTccattcaataaatatttcaatgacATTGAACACTTGTGTACATAAGCTTGTTAAAAAGACAGGAAAATGTGTGGATGAGTCAATCTTTGTGCATATTGTGTTACAAGTGAGGTCGGACATAAGGATAACTAGTAGACGGATTGTCGCGAAAATTAGTTGGGTCACTACTAGGATATGAATGCATTTATAgtgaagaaacattttttcatggTTTCTGTTTGATATATTGTCGCTTGTTTAAATTCACCAAAGTGTGAAAGACCTATATACAAACCTACCTACCTGTCTCCAAGGCGCCTTTCGCCGATgaatttaactgaaaaaaaagaagaagaagaacaataTCTTAATTTGTTGCAGTCttaaaattgagcatttcAGGACTATCCTAATAAAATGACCTCATGAATCGAACAGAGATTTTTGACTTTATTGATcataatatgaaaaatttatatccAGAAATTAACTCTTAATGAATCTGTAATcccttttatcaaaatatccgtttttaaagcaaaatctTTCACAAATCTCTTGTCAGAGATGCTTTCAATTTGGCAGCGTCTTCAAAAACTATCTGAAACTCAGATTCAATGACACATTTcatattcaaattattcattGTGCAGTTCACGGTTGCAAAATAtacataaaagttttgaaagattttcGTAGAAGTCACGCATCTTATGCCTTGACAGTCTTGGCCTTGTTGGATCCGATCCAGTAAGCGGCAGTTTGGAATGGAGCGTAGGCTGGAACTGCGGCTGGAACGGCTGCTGGGGCAAAAGCTGGAGCAAATGCTGGAGCGGCGGCAACTGGAAGTCCGTTGATGGAAGCAGCAGCAAGTGCTGGAGCAGCAGCAATCATTGGGGATGCGACTGGAGCTGGAGCATAAGCTGGGGCGAAGGCTGGAGCAGCGGCAACGACTGGAGCTGGTGCATATGCTGGAGCCAAAGCTGGAGCGGCAGCGACGACTGGTGCTGGAGCAAATGCTGGTGCCGCAAGTCCTGGAGCATATGCTGGAGCAGCAAGAGCTGGGGCGTAGGCTGGAGCTCCAAGAGCTGGAGCGTAAGCTGGAGCAGCAAAGGCTGGGGCAGCTGCAACTGCTGGAGCAGCGGCTCCACCGAACAACGCCTGGTAGAATGGTGAGTAAGAAGTGGATGGCCAGGCAGCCAATTGAGCGGTAGAGACAGCGAACAAAGCACAGAAgatactaaaaaattaaataagatTTATACAGTTTACAAttgaagtatttttaaaattgctcaATAAGTCTAgattctgtaatttttagaaaacttaaaaaatacaaagctataaaaagaaaagaaacttACGCGACAGACTTCATAATGAGTTGAGTGGTGATAGCAGAAAAGCTGATGAAATTCTGAGTAATTCCATCCTTTTATACGTTTCTGTTGAGCAAACTACGCATTGGGGCGATTACGGTATCAGTCTTCAGCTCCCCCAGCTCCcttcattttttatgttctCTAACGGTGAGGGAGGAGGGTAAATAGgcgaataaaaaattctcatGAGCAAACTTTCTTTCCGCGCGCCCGGCGTTCTTCTTCAGCTTACCGCGAGAAAAGATCAGTtgaagagaaagaagaagaagaagagccaGAAAGGTGTCAGTTACTTTGTcggtaaaaattggaaaaaaatgacaaagtcGACCGGTTATCCGGTCTGTTTGCATTTTACCGGTGCACTTTCACTCGGTGCGTTTTTGGTAGACGCGATGCGGAATAAAAAGTAAGACTGGATGCCGATATTGTTTATATTGCACCATTTCTGTTTGATTGGAATTCAATTGTACTGTATAGGTGTCAAGAATGACAATTGACTGCGTATTGCATGAAGAATGAGcaggtttctgaaaaaagagttcaaagaatgctctGAACATTGTGTAGTTACAACAGATTTGGAAACGGAAAAGGAATGTAAGGAGGGGAGCAAAGATAACTTGCAAACAGAAGtacggaagttttttttcaattggagTGAAATCAAAATCTGCAAGgtttattaaaatgtttcaagctgttatttttgaaaaaaaattaattacagtTTTCacagtcaattttttcacaacgTAATCTCACAACATTTGTATTGCGAACAGTCTTTTCCGAGATGGGTACATTGTTTCCAGTCTTTGATCGCAATGAAACcaatatttttccttttaatAGCAACATGCgaaaactaattaaaaatcCGATGAAATTTTGACACCTGCCTTTGACACCTGATTTAATgttattcggaaattttcatttattatgattgtttactttcaaaaaaattattattattttgtgctcatcatttttggcaattatgATTCTTTATTAGCAGACCAGCACACAAATCTCTTCAGTTTCCATGCTTCTccgaaaatgatgaaaaacgATCTTCAGCGGGCGCCTTATACCAACACGCGTTCTTTTCTTTCAAAGTACGTAACCGCGCCCGACAGTGGGCATGGCTAATGGCACAAAGCATTGGCAAGGCATATAAAAGAGTCTACGAGACACCGAAGTATATTCATCAGACGATCACTACTTTTCTTCTCATCATGCAAACCTTCTCGTGAGTGAAATATACAACTAAAACTGTGTTTATTATcaaactaataaaatgttatttcaGATCTCTTCTTCTTGCTTTGGGTCTTTTCTCTGAAGCTTCTGCTCAATTGGCTGCCTGGCCATCGCAGAGTTACTCTCCATTCTACCAAGCATTGTTTGGTGGTGCTAGCACCCCAGTTCTCTCTGCTCCAGTTGCAAAAACCGCTCCATCTGCAATTCCACTCGCTGCTCCAGCTCTTCCAGTTCCAGTTGCTGCTGCGCCATTCTTCGCATCACCAGCACCAGTGCTCGCAGCTCCAGCTCCACTTTTGGCTCCACCAGCTCCAGTCTTCGCTGCCCCACGACCAGTCTTCGCTGCCCCAGCTCTTGCTCCAGTTGCTCCAATGGCCCCAGTTCTTCGTGGTCCAGCTTTCGCCTACGCTCCATCTCCAGTTCTTGCTCCAGTTGGAGTCGCCCCAGTTGCCCCAGCTCCAGTCTTCGCTGCTCCAGCTTTTGCACCAGTTGCTCCAGTTCTTGCTGCCCCAAGATTTGTCCCGGCTTACGCTCCATTCGCCCGTGCTGCTATGTTCATCGGATCCAACAAGGCCAAGACGtacgtttaaaaaatatagatttatGAGActtcaactttgaaatttcagcgcATAAGAAGGCGCTTCTTGCTCAAGAAGTCTTCAACGacaaattatcatttttgtatatatCGATCACTTTTatatcttttcattttttaccaACAATGATTATCTATTTATTATTCGACTCGTCTAATAAATTATGGatacttttttcatttattgttTTGAATCGACAAGAGTATTAAAATTATGTCGAATGGATAATAGATCAACTAATATTTTAACTCAAAAGTTTACAATTTCGAAGAAGCGGTAGGTATCCTTCATAAATAAAACTAGTACAACACATTCGACTTTcgacattaaaaataaatcggaGATTCGTCTGTTTTCCAGGTGTCCTGGTGATTCCAGGTGACACATGCACCTACGCCTGAAGATGTGCCTGTCTACTATTAAAGTCACAACTAGAAGAAAGATTGACTCATATACTGAACGGTGacagttaaaaatattttcttggaAGTTTCCGAATGATTGAAATTCAGATCGTTGACAAGCCTTACAGTTTTTAGCTGTTCAATGCTTTAGTTTGTGTTTCAGAACCATGAAAGCTCAAGATTAAACGAAATCAAGAAAACCCCAAGttaaatgaagttgaaacggttttctttgtttttaatcaacattcattttttaacgATGTGTTCGGTCAAATAgtcagacaattttttcaagtaatttttttcaaacgtaCAAATGTGTCCTTCTCTTTGTTTATTAATGTTTACCCTGGGTTTAGAGCAAACAATGCAAACAATTGACCGTCTACACAAGATCATGCTAAACACACGTGGACGACAAAAAGCTGATGATTGACGCTACTTTTCATGTTTCTAGCCGGATATGAGTAGGAACAATGAGATTATTATATATTAGTGGAATACCAATATTGTGATTGAACAAAGGAAATTTGGTCGGAGCAGATCTTCCTCACAGTTATAGCTTTTTTTAAGACTGTGTAGGTtggaatttaaattcaaaaacgcCGACAAGAcctaaatttcctaaaaacaattattggaAAACTGTAAGCCATATGAAAGATCTAAAAATAGGTTCCTCTCACACTTcgtttttcagccaaattttttcgtaCTTCTTGGAAGTTTTTCGCTCTGTCCTTTTTATTCTTACTAATGTGGTTTGGTACTACAGCTTAAGACAATAAGACAATACCCCACAAGCGACACTCGCCctgtaagttttcaagaaacaaTTTAAATGTGCATAATTTATTATACGGAGGGAATAATAAATAGTACAGGCAAGTTTTCGAATTATACAGAAATGATGACGTCGTTGGATGACTTCTTGAACAAGAAGTGGAAGCAAACCTTCTTATGCGCTGAAAAATTAGTATGTCATCCAGAATAATTTGATTCTGGGTTGTACTTACGTCTTGGCCTTGTTGGATCCGATGAACATCGCAGCACGGGCGAATGGAGCGTACGCTGGGACAAATCTTGGGGCAGCAAGAACTGGAGCAACAGGTGCCAAAGCTGGAGCAGCGAAGACTGGAGCTGGGGCAACTGGGGCGACTCCAACTGGAGCAAGAACTGGAGATGGAGCGTAGGCGAAAGCTGGACCACGAAGAATTGGGGCCATTGGAGCAACTGGAGCAAGAGCTGGGGAAGCGAAGACTGGTCGTGGGGCGGCGAAGACTGGAGCTGGTGGAGCCAAAAGTGGAGCTGGAGCTGCGAGCACTGGTGCTGGTGGTGTGAAGAATGGGGCAGCAGCAATTGGAACTGGAAGAGCTGGAGCAGCAAGTGGAATTGCAGATGGAGCAGTCTTTGCAACTGGAGCAGAGAGAACTGGGGTGCTAGCACCACCAAACAATGCTTGGTAGAATGGAGAGTAACTCTGCGATGGCCAGGCAGCCAATTGAGCAGAGGCTCCAGAGAAAAGACTTAAAGCAAGAAGAAGAGCTCtgaaataacattttattgatttgatAATAAACACTAATTTAGCTGTATATTTCACTCACGAGAAGGTTTGCATGATGATTAGAAGACCAGTGATGATCGTTTGATGGCTTCTCCGTTCCATCTTTCACCTTTTATATGGCGGGGCGGTCGAGACAAAAACGCTTTCGCACGCACGAGCATGCCGATTTGCTCGGCCGCCCTATTCATTGGGAAAAAGCGACAAAGTTGCATGCCGTGTGTGTGCCGGTTACTTGTCCTGAAACGGAAGTGAAGACATACGTGAAATTGAATAGTACGCTAGTATCTGGGTGCGTGAGTATCGAATTGAAACTATGGGCATTCAATGAGTGCAATGAATTGACTGTGGGTCTGCCAATTCATCGATCAGAACATCAAAAGTTTAGTGgactaaattttttcgaaaaagtatgGAATATGtgtggaaacatttttaaaagtcattGTGCACATAGTCTAGGTGAGTCATAATTCAATAGACTCTTCTCAAAATAACTTTGCGGGTTTTTATGGAAGTAAGAATATTTTGTGATTTATTTTGTAATTAGAAGTTTGTAACTAGAAACTGTAAAAGACTTGCCAGggatcaaatttttgatttgaaaattgacggaaCAACTCGAAAAAACATCTTCGTTTTTGTTAATTCTAAATGTTAACTtgtaaaattaacttttgtttttatcaCTACTCCGAGTTAATTTGGTGTCCCACTTTACCTATCAATTGTCATATCATGTATCATTCTTAATTTCTTCTACATACTTGTTCTCTTGTGTTGATCTCaaagaacaaaacaaaaacatttttttcttttctctcatttttcactGTTCCCACACTTCTGTTTGCTCCTCTTCGGGACGCACCGAACACTTTTTTGCGCCACGTGCTATCGTCAATGGGCTCAAATGAATTCAAGTTATACGGCCAACTGATATCTGATTTGAATGAATGCAAATAAAAAGATTATCATAAGCTTAGAGACTAGTTACCTATCCTCCGATCACTGATTGTTCTTGGTTCAGACTAGAGTTTTATTTGAGCACTCGATTTGTGTTTGCACTTTGCACCTCGATTATACAGACTGTCTACTTAAAATAGAGAATGATCTAGTTATCTTGATATCTTATCACTTTGTAGTTTACTCCGCTTCATGATCCTCCCGGTTTTCTCAATCATGCGATCTTTGACgtatttgtgatttttctacTCTACTTCTTGAGAACGCGCACATTGACAAAAGAATGCCACATTTAGAAGAAAGAACGGAGTTCGCGGAGCACTCAAATGTCGGTAGATGATGATGCAAAAACATATGGTTAGCGCAAGAGGTGTGGAAATCACttgcggaatttttttaatgaggaAGAAAGAGAAACGAACAAAGGAGATCCTGAACGCATTGCAACAAGGAAAACGAATTATTTAGAGACCGGTCTAGTCTTAAAGTGAAGAGactgaaaatgaatagaatATCTGTATATCATTAATTGTTATTATGAAAACAAATGTGTGGATATTGAACGTATGCATTAACTTTTGAAGGACTAATCTTTAAAAACTCTTTGCAAAAACGTTTAGGTTCAAAGACAATTATGAATTATTTCCACTTGCggaataaattctaaaaacgtGAAATATCTGCTCATCTAAATCTGAaatgaaatcaattttcttggGTTAATCTATTCTGAACGTTTAAACCTTTAAAATAGGAGTGTATTAAGCCTTTAAAATAGGAGTGTATTCACCAGAAATCGAAGGAGGGAGCTCGAATGTCGgcaaattaacttttttcaaatttttaaagttaaaaaatctaatcACTGATGATACAGTTACAAATctgaatctgaaattgaattaattttaaagaaatttaattttttttcaattaaagttaaaatttgttcATCTATAATTATCTGGAGTATACTCCagataattaaaataatttgctcCATCTGCAATTCCACTGCAGAGTATAAGTAGTTTGAACTTGGCTGCTTTAGGAGATTTAAAGAACATAGTGTATTAgcaatttattttcacatGTAGCTTCAGAAAGAGTCCAGACTAAACTCAGATGATTCCTAGTGCatgcctaaaaatttttttgtagattatGAAGATACTTAGAAACATTATCATAGTCATATTGTTTCAATAATGTCCTTCTTTTTTAGCATCACTTTTCCAAATCAGTTTCAACTTTTGCACAAATTCTGTTTGGTTCAGTTTTGTGAGACTCGAAGGATTGTTGTATTAGAGTGGGTTTTGCACTTTGAGCCCAAATTTTTCACGAACATTTGGCTTCTTCCTCATCTACAAGCATTTCTAATTCTACAATTCCAATCGTTTTCCTACCAACTCTTTAATCGCATTTACGGAGATGAGCAAACTCTGAGAAAGTGGGAGGACTCTGTGCCTTTACGCACCGACAGTGCTCAAAAACTCTATCGCCGGAAAAAGGAGGCGGAGTGCggacaaaacttttttgcacgCTTCACGCAAAACCTCCACCTTCTTTCATGACTACCGACCGGTCATGAAGGTACTATAAAAGCTCAAGAATGCTGAGCACAAAATCATCACTCGATCCTCTTTTATTACTACTCAACTCAATATGAACACTGTCATCTCGTAAGTTTGTTTCctataaaattttcacttttttacattttccaactttttactttctttcacaatttatttttagccTTCTCTTCGCCGGATTGGCTCTTTCGTCGGCTCAGGTCGCAATCAACGGACCATTCTTGGGACGTTACTACGTGGCTGCCAAGCCAGTGTTGGCTCCAGGAGTTGCACCACTTGCCGCTCCAGTTCTCGCTGCTGCTCCACCAGTCTTCGCTGCCCCAGCTCCACTTATGGCTCCACCAGCACCA
This is a stretch of genomic DNA from Caenorhabditis elegans chromosome V. It encodes these proteins:
- the pqn-63 gene encoding Prion-like-(Q/N-rich)-domain-bearing protein (Product from WormBase gene class pqn;~Confirmed by transcript evidence) codes for the protein MRYHLAPIGLLLCLFLADAQVEQLNPGRYYAKAAPVLTPDLLRPCLSPPCPIAANPLAPGPVAPAPGPAPGPAPGPAPEENLPTPPPEQYPPQDYSVQSPPAPQGQQPIYPGGQTPQGYPAHRPVYPQQPLQNPQGYPQGYPNAAQSPSQPPGYPQQQASQGYPQPPQAQQTPQGYPGPAQIPQGYPQNQQAPQMSQGYSQASQQAPQGHPSGPQQPLMTGQYPPSQQKPQGYTQGYQDSAQVPQGYPQSQQAPQAPQGYPQQPPQDPTQYAQPPQQQQPYPYPSQQQLQSQASQGYPQNYPQQQPMPSQYSPQQAQQQLPPSQYPEQGPGPIQQQFPQQYPQGPAQQQAPGPQQYPQGLQGSPQGSQQQQMPPQPQQQMPSYNQPEALRQEIDQIQEGPMPTRGNRLQFGDEAQAVFSKAVYTSSGVPAPRAGKYLQPPRAPNAEPAGAKAFTYANYFIGSNKKPSSD
- the idpc-7 gene encoding Intrinsically Disordered Protein, class C (Confirmed by transcript evidence;~Product from WormBase gene class idpc), whose amino-acid sequence is MKSVAIFCALFAVSTAQLAAWPSTSYSPFYQALFGGAAAPAVAAAPAFAAPAYAPALGAPAYAPALAAPAYAPGLAAPAFAPAPVVAAAPALAPAYAPAPVVAAAPAFAPAYAPAPVASPMIAAAPALAAASINGLPVAAAPAFAPAFAPAAVPAAVPAYAPFQTAAYWIGSNKAKTVKA
- the idpc-6 gene encoding Intrinsically Disordered Protein, class C (Confirmed by transcript evidence;~Product from WormBase gene class idpc), whose amino-acid sequence is MQTFSSLLLALGLFSEASAQLAAWPSQSYSPFYQALFGGASTPVLSAPVAKTAPSAIPLAAPALPVPVAAAPFFASPAPVLAAPAPLLAPPAPVFAAPRPVFAAPALAPVAPMAPVLRGPAFAYAPSPVLAPVGVAPVAPAPVFAAPAFAPVAPVLAAPRFVPAYAPFARAAMFIGSNKAKTA
- the idpc-5 gene encoding Intrinsically Disordered Protein, class C (Partially confirmed by transcript evidence;~Product from WormBase gene class idpc); translated protein: MERRSHQTIITGLLIIMQTFSALLLALSLFSGASAQLAAWPSQSYSPFYQALFGGASTPVLSAPVAKTAPSAIPLAAPALPVPIAAAPFFTPPAPVLAAPAPLLAPPAPVFAAPRPVFASPALAPVAPMAPILRGPAFAYAPSPVLAPVGVAPVAPAPVFAAPALAPVAPVLAAPRFVPAYAPFARAAMFIGSNKAKTA